The Nocardioides sp. cx-173 genome segment CCGCGGCGCCGCCCGCACCGCCAGTCGGTGGCCGTCAGTTGTTGGCGGGCGCCTTGGAGATCGCCTCGACCAGCTGGGCGGTCTGGTCGTCGGAGAGGTTCTTCGCGATGTCGGCCTGGCTGAGCACCCCGACCAGGTCGTGACCGTCGATGACCGGCAGACGGCGTACGCCGTGCTCGGTCATCGTGCGCAGCGCCTCCTCGACCGAGTCGTCGGCCCCGATCGTGACCGGCTTCTCCCCGCCGTACCCCTGCACGGAGATGGCGCTGGGGTCGGCGCCGTCGGCCACGCAGCGGACGACGATGTCACGGTCGGTGATCATCCCCTGCAGCCGGTCGTCGTCGCCGCAGATCGGCAGCGCCCCGACGTCGAGGTCGCGCATCTTCCTCGCGGCGTCGACGAGGGTGTCGCTGGTGCGGGCGCAGTCGGCGCTGCCCGACATGATGTCGCGTGCGGTGGTCATGGGTTCTCCTTTCCTCCGCCGGGCACCGTTGCCCGGGTGGCGCCGCCGGTACCCCGTGCCGGGAGCCGTATGCCGGCGCATGGGGCCGCGGGCCCGGGGCACCGGTCGCCATGCGCATCGTCATCACCGGCGCCTCCGGGAACATCGGCTCCGCACTGCTCCGCGCCCTCTCCGGGCAAGGCCACGACCTCGTCGGCGTCGTACGGCGTCCCGTCGGCCGACCCGCCGGCACGGACCCGGTCACGTGGGTGCGGGCGGACCTCACCGAGGACTGC includes the following:
- a CDS encoding CBS domain-containing protein; amino-acid sequence: MTTARDIMSGSADCARTSDTLVDAARKMRDLDVGALPICGDDDRLQGMITDRDIVVRCVADGADPSAISVQGYGGEKPVTIGADDSVEEALRTMTEHGVRRLPVIDGHDLVGVLSQADIAKNLSDDQTAQLVEAISKAPANN